The stretch of DNA TCCGCCTCCTGCTTGATTTCAGCAAGCTTGAGATTGGCATCGTCAGTGACGAGGATGAGTTTGAAAGTTAGGTCAGGCATAAACTCCTATTGAAAAATCAATTGACAATTTGTGATACTTCAAAAAGTAAGTTCAAAAAAATCACATGGAGATTACATGCTTAAAAAAGGTGACCAAATGGACTACTTCATTATTGAAGTAGGTGGAATTCGTTATGACATTAGTGGATATTGTTGGCTCGATGATTCTGATTCTGATACTGTTGTTGAACATGATATGTGGGTTCATCAAAATGGTAGACCGGTTAATCCGATTATTCCGGTTTTCAAGATGGATGACCTTGCTTTGATGAACTTGCAAGTGGCAAGCAACAGTGTAAAAATAAGTATGCTGCAAGACTTAGTTGATAAGGCTTTTGGGACTACTAATACGCAGTTCATAGTAATTCAATAATTCCTAATCAGCAGCTCAGTCTCAGTCTGGAACGCACCGGAGACGGTGTATTGCGCTTCGACTTCATCAATGGTGAAGCCTTGGTAGAGTGTGCGGATGTAAGGGTCGTTGTTGTAGGATAGCAGGAACTTCCCATTGATGTTCTTAAGTGCGGCTGCAAGCTCTTCATGCTTAGTGAAGGCATCTGCGTCTTCTCTATCGTATAAATGCTCCTTTGTATAGTAGGGTGGATCGAGGTAAAAGAAGGTGTTGGGTGTATCAAAGCGGGCGATGATCTTCTCAAAGTCCTGCTTTTCGATAATCACCTGCTTGAGCCGTTCCGAGGCTGCTTTCACCTTCTCCAGATTACGCAGAGGCATATACTTGTAACCCTGCATGATGCAGAAGTTCTTTGATCTTGAGCCGTAGGAACAGGACAACTGGAAGTAGAAACGGATGGCTCGTTCCAGTTCCGTTTTAGGTGGGTGTGCTGCGAAACTGTCGAACATCTCTCTGGATACGAGGTATTGATTAAGTTCGGTCACAAACGCTTCAGGGTGCTGTTTGACATACTTCCAGAAGTTCACCAGATCACCATTGATATCGTTAAAGACTTCTGTGTATCTGCTCTTAGGGTTGGTCTGCCAGTCTTCCTTCTTAGGTGACTTCCCGAATAGTATCCAGGCAGCGCCGCCAAAGACTTCACAGTAGATGTCATGTTTGGGGATGAGCGGCAGTATCTTCTTTCGTAAGAGACGCTTGCCACCCACCCAGGAGATAATGCTGTTCACGATATCCCCCTGATGTCTCTGGTTGGTTTGGCTGTGGGCTTGGCTTTCGCTGTTTCTTTATCAGTCTCTTTCATCTCGAAGTTGGCGATGATCACTTCATTGAACTCACTCTTACCTTCTTTACGGTTGATGCCTTTGGTACGGGTTACGTGCTTGATGTCATAACCTTTGTACAGCTTTAGAACGTCAGGATTGTCGTCATAGCTGAGGATAAAGCGTCCTTTGATACTCTTCAGGATATCTCGCAGGGCTTCGTGACTGAACTGCTTGGAGTTCTCATAGGTGTAACCCAGCATGTAGGGTGGATCGCAGTAAAAGAAGTTGCTCTTGGTATCATACTTCTCTATCACCTTCTCATAGGAGAGGTTCTCGATGATGACCATGTCTAAGCGCTTGTGCAGTTCTTTGATGCGCTCCAGACGGTTATACATGCTGGAGGTGCCCCGCTTCTGAGAAGTGCCGAAGCTATCGCCTTTTGAGCCAAAGCTACGGGTGATCAGGAACATGAACCTGGCTGCTCTCTGTATCTCGGTTAAGCCTTCCTGTTTGAGGATGTCACCAAAGAGCTTACGGCTGGCAACCAGAAAGTCCAGTTCTTTGATCAGCTCATCCGGGTGATACTTCACTTGTAGAAAGAGATTTACGAGCCGGTAGTCGAGATCGTTATAGACTTCCAGATCACCCCACTTGTCTTTGAACAGCAGCATCCAGGCTGCACCACCGAAGGGCTCGATGTAGCCCTGAATGTCCTTGGGAACGTATTGCGAGATAGTTTTGCGGAGGAGGCGTTTGCCTCCGATCCAGCCGATCAGTGCATCCATTAGATGTCTCCTTTCATACTTGTCAGACAGAGCCGCAGATAGAGCTCCGGCAGGGTGAGATTAGCGAAGTCCTCAGTGGTGAAGCCAAGCTTACGCATAATCATTTCGAAGCTCTCGTAGGGGTAGCGGGGTTGGGAGCGGGGATCACCGCTAATCCGAAACTCCCGAGCCAACTTCTGAACCTCTCTTTGCTGGCTCTGATATAGACAAAAAAAGCAGAGATATACTCCAGTGCTTCCAAGGCATCCATCTCGGTAGGGTCTTGGTTAGATAGTATCTTGATCAGTTCTTTATCCGCTTCCGAATCACTGATCAGTTCCAGTAACTCGACCTCTGAAACATTGGCGACCTTGCCGGAGAGGAAGTCTTCCAGCTTGGCTTTCAGGGTCTGGTTCGAGATAGTCAGGCAGAGGATCTGCCTGAGTTGATTATAGGTCAGTTTAGGTTCTTTGATCATAGTGATTCCTTGTTTTAGTTATTTGTTTTACCTTTAATTGGGACTGAAGAACATCTTGATGGCAACGCCGATCAGCATGAAGAATTGGGAGGAGGAGACGACCAAGAGCAGCTTCATGTTCGTCTCCACTCTCGCCATTCTGGTTACGAGTGAGTTATTGCTGTTACCATTGCCATAGATCTCTTCGTGGACGCTGTCAATTTTATCACGTATCTCGGGTTTGCATTGGCAGACAGGCAATTCCACTGCTTCTGATGTTTCAGGCGTTGCTTTTTTGCGTGGCATATAAGCTGCTTAAACGAGTCCTTTGATGAGATATACTCTACCGGAGCTGCTGCCGGAGTACTCGGTGGAAATGACGACCGACCACAGTCCATCCGCTTCTCCGCTCCATTCAATTACCCAGCGCATACCATTAAAGATAGTGGCGCGTTCCCGTTCTTTGTTTACCGCGACAATAGTGATTTCGGTTCCGCTGAACAACGCGCCCTCGAAATAGTCCTTTTGCTTGGCGGAGATACCGGAGATGACAAACTCAACGGTATTGGTACGCTTGCCGGGCAGCAGGTAGTTGCGGGTCTTGAGCTTGGTTATCTTGCTATCCGTTTTCCCGGGCTTTTCGGCGAGTTCGCCAAGCTGTTTGAGAAAGGTGTTCAGCTCGGTTGCCATGCTTGTTTTAGTGGCGTACTTGGTGCCGACTTCCGCTGCGGTGTAGCTTCCCAAACCGTAGAAGATATCATCGGCGATATAAGTGTCGATTAGCGCACTATAGAGCAAATCACTTGCAGTCGTCCCGCTCGGATAGGTTGGCACGGTTAAGGGTGGCATTAGAACACTCCCTTGATGGCTTTACCGATACTGAACAGCCATTTACGGTTATGGAAGACATACTCGATTGCTCCCCCGATCGTGCCAAATATCTTCATTACGAGGTTGGTCTGATTGGATGGAAGGCTCTTGGTGGCTCTCTCGACCGCCAACTGCTTCTTGGCATAGTCATCGAGGTCCTTGGTGGCAGGGTTGATCTTGATATCCTGGATGATATCGAGGATGATAGCCAGTGCGGAGTTGATCTTGGTCTTATCCAAGGTCTTACCCGTTACCTTGAAGATGATCCAGACGATCAGGGTGGTGATAAGCCCTAAGATGAAGGCTTGATTGGCAATGATGAAGTCCATTGATACTCCTTTAATCTATTGTTGTTTGTGGTTAGGTGGTTAACTTGAAGACTTTCACGAAGCCGGAGATGTAGGTAATGCCGGGACGGATACGGATGTACCAGTGGTACTTCCAGTCCGCGCCATGGTGCTCGACCTTGAGTTCGGCATCAGTTCTGTATCCGATGATGATGAACTTGGGCAGTCCGCCGATGATATAGTCATCAGTCATGAGACGGGGCTTTACGGGGATACCGGCAAAGGACACGTTGCCACCTTCAAGCAGCAGACGGTCTCCGGCTCCGGTCTCACGTTTAGCGAGTTCGGCTCTGATACGGATCAGGTCTTTCTGGCTGACATAGAACTTGAAGTTCTCCTGCTCTTCCAGCATCTCATCCGAGAAAGCCAGCAGAGCTGCTTCAAAACGCTTTGCCCAGTCGGTATAGGTGGTCTTGGAGAGGTTGGTGACATCGGTGGCTGTGGTAGCGAGCTTGATCACTCCATCCAGTCCCTTCAGCTTGGCAGTGGCAGAGACACGATCACCCTTGAAGATGAGAAGACGGATAGCCTTCTCGGTCTTCTTGGCGATGTGGTTCTCTACATAGGCACCGAAGGCATCCTCACCGTACTTGTCCTTATAGAACTCGACCACGTCTCTGCCTAAGGTGAACTCGGCATTGAGTATCCCGGTGGGGACAGAGAGGTCAGCAGTGGCTACAGTCTGAGCAGTAAGCGCACCATCCAGGCTGGTCTTGAATACCAGGTCATCGATCAGTCCGGCATCGATCTTCTCGTCCTTGAGGAGTGGGATGATCGAGATATCGGAGAGGGTATCACCGGGCTGGCTACCAATCACTTCATCGATAAACAGAGAAGTGGTATTGGCATTGAGGATGTTCATGGCTTTGCCGGAGTCGACATCGGAGATGCCTTTGTAGATCTCCCGGTGCGAAGCCTTGACCACGATCTTGTTACCATCGATCATGACTTCTTTATCCGCATTCATCTGATTGCCATCCGGTTCACCCGGTATGCTCTTGGAGATGGCTCGGGTCATGGTGACTGAGAGGTCTTTCAGGCTCTTCTCGATGCTCTTAATGGCTTCCGAGACGATCACGGTGCCACTGCTCTTCTCTAGTTCAGTGATGCGATCTGTGATGGCTGTGATGCCTTTCTGCATCTCGCTGTTGTTGTTTAGTTCCGCAACCTTGCGCAGGCTGCCCAGTTCGTTCTTGATCTCGGCCAGGCTGGCTTCGGTACCACTGTAATCATCAGCTCTGCCATAGATAGAGACACCATTGAACTCGCCTTTCTCGACCTTCTGCCAGAGCTCACTCTGCAGGTTTTCGCATTTGAGGACTTGTACCCAAGAGCCGACCTTGGCATCGGGGAAATGCTCCCGGTCACTGGTCTTGAGAAGGTAGTTTTCCACTACGGTAAACTCCGGTACGGGCTGCATGTTGTGGTTCACATCGCACTTGCCGACTAAGCCGTGCTTGGCAAAGTGATCACAGGACTTTTGAATCTCTTCCCGGGTGTAATAGTCACCCTGGCTGTCATGGATGTTGGGTTCCATCAGAGTGACGTATAGACGTCCCTGAGTGCCACTCGTTTCACTCTTGAACTTGGTGGAGTTGATCTTGTGTTCAAA from Candidatus Cloacimonadaceae bacterium encodes:
- a CDS encoding DNA adenine methylase; its protein translation is MNSIISWVGGKRLLRKKILPLIPKHDIYCEVFGGAAWILFGKSPKKEDWQTNPKSRYTEVFNDINGDLVNFWKYVKQHPEAFVTELNQYLVSREMFDSFAAHPPKTELERAIRFYFQLSCSYGSRSKNFCIMQGYKYMPLRNLEKVKAASERLKQVIIEKQDFEKIIARFDTPNTFFYLDPPYYTKEHLYDREDADAFTKHEELAAALKNINGKFLLSYNNDPYIRTLYQGFTIDEVEAQYTVSGAFQTETELLIRNY
- a CDS encoding DNA adenine methylase, with the protein product MDALIGWIGGKRLLRKTISQYVPKDIQGYIEPFGGAAWMLLFKDKWGDLEVYNDLDYRLVNLFLQVKYHPDELIKELDFLVASRKLFGDILKQEGLTEIQRAARFMFLITRSFGSKGDSFGTSQKRGTSSMYNRLERIKELHKRLDMVIIENLSYEKVIEKYDTKSNFFYCDPPYMLGYTYENSKQFSHEALRDILKSIKGRFILSYDDNPDVLKLYKGYDIKHVTRTKGINRKEGKSEFNEVIIANFEMKETDKETAKAKPTAKPTRDIRGIS
- a CDS encoding XkdF-like putative serine protease domain-containing protein, encoding MNIFGTKSRIVKKGELRNVEVELVSLLFDEMNPANQKGFVVKNASGRSFEHKINSTKFKSETSGTQGRLYVTLMEPNIHDSQGDYYTREEIQKSCDHFAKHGLVGKCDVNHNMQPVPEFTVVENYLLKTSDREHFPDAKVGSWVQVLKCENLQSELWQKVEKGEFNGVSIYGRADDYSGTEASLAEIKNELGSLRKVAELNNNSEMQKGITAITDRITELEKSSGTVIVSEAIKSIEKSLKDLSVTMTRAISKSIPGEPDGNQMNADKEVMIDGNKIVVKASHREIYKGISDVDSGKAMNILNANTTSLFIDEVIGSQPGDTLSDISIIPLLKDEKIDAGLIDDLVFKTSLDGALTAQTVATADLSVPTGILNAEFTLGRDVVEFYKDKYGEDAFGAYVENHIAKKTEKAIRLLIFKGDRVSATAKLKGLDGVIKLATTATDVTNLSKTTYTDWAKRFEAALLAFSDEMLEEQENFKFYVSQKDLIRIRAELAKRETGAGDRLLLEGGNVSFAGIPVKPRLMTDDYIIGGLPKFIIIGYRTDAELKVEHHGADWKYHWYIRIRPGITYISGFVKVFKLTT